The Thermodesulfobacterium sp. TA1 sequence GGATGGGTTAAGGCCCAAAAAGCTAATTTTTTAACCCAGGGCTTACCCATGTCCTTAGCAAGTTTATGCCTTAACCCTAAGATAATCTTATCGTATTTGACTCCTGTAGGGCAGGCAAGCATACAAGACTTACAAACCAGACAGTTATAGATAAGGTTCATCAAGTCTTTGTCCCTTATTTTACCTTCTAAATAGGCCTCTCCTAAAGCGATTTTCCCTCTGGCAACAGCACTTTCCCTTATCTCAGCCCCATAAACAGGACAAACAGCCATACAGTTACCACATTTCATACACCTTATAAGTTCTCTCTTTAAAAGCTCGTCATTTTCAAAGATACTTTTACCCACTGTTTAATCCTCCATAGGGACTAATTTACCGGGGTTTAAAATATTATCAGGGTCTAAAGCTTTTTTTAGCCTTCTCATAACCTCTATCCCTGAGCTACCGAGCTCGTTTTTCAAATACTTTTTCTTGGCAACCCCGATTCCATGCTCACCAGAAAGGGTCCCTCCAAGCTTTAAGGCTACGTCAAAAATCTCATCTATCGCTTTGTCAAGCCTTGCCATTTCATCTTTATCCATAGGGTCAACAAGAATAGTAGGATGAAGGTTTCCATCCCCTGCGTGTCCAAAGGTACCTATGGTAAGGTTGTATTTTTTAGCAATTTCCTGAACAGCCTTCAACATGTCTACGATTTTAGTCCTCGGAACGGTTGCATCTTCTAAAACCGTAGCTGGTTTTACTTGAGCTAAAGCAGGAAGGGCTGCTCTTCTTGCAGCCCATAGATTATCTCTTTCTTGGTCTGTTTCTGCCACCTTATACCTTCCTTTATTCTTTTGAATAACCTCTACTACCTTCTGTGCCTCTTCTTCTACCCCATCTTTTCCGTTTCCGTCAACCTCTATCAATAAAAGCGCGGCTACATCGGTTGGTAATCCTACCTTGGCAAAGTTTTCTACCGTCCTTATGGTAACGTTATCCATAATTTCTAAGGTTGCAGGAATAACGTGAGCCCTGATGATGTCTGTAACCGTCTGTCCTGCGTCTTCAAGAGTATCAAAAAAGGCAATCATAGATTTTCTATATTTAGGGGCTGGAATAAGTTTTAAAATAACCTCAGTAATAATACCTAAGGTCCCTTCAGACCCTACAAAAAGCCCGGTGAAATCATAGGCAGTAACGTTTTTTACCGTTTTTCCTCCAAACCTAAAAACCTCTCCTGTAGGAAGAACTACCTCCATACCCATTACATAATGTTTGGTTACTCCATATTTAAGACCTCTTAAACCACCTGCGTTTTCCGCTACTGTTCCACCGATGGTAGCTACTGCCATGGAACCTGGGTCTGGAGGATAAATCAAACCATACTTGGCTACTTCAGCATTAAGGGTAGCAACTATCACCCCAGGCTGAACGGTGGCTGTAAGATTATCGGTATCTATTTCTAAAATTTTATTCATCCTTTGAAAAGAAATAACCACTCCCTTGCTTAGAGGGACAGGCCCTCCGCTTAGACAAGTGCCTGCCCCTCTTGGATAGATGGGCACTTTATGTTCTCTACAAAGCTTAACTATTCCTTGCACCTGTTCTGTAGTTTGAGGAAAAAGCACCGCCCCAGGGATTTCCCGGGGGATCCCCGGGGTGGCATCATAACTATAGGTGATAAGTTCTGCCTCTTTGGTTAAGACGTTTTCTTCTCCCAACAAAGAAACACAAGCTTTAATAAATGTATTACTTAACATAATTTGCCCCCTTACCTACAACCCTTGAGATGATAACCAATAAAATTGAAGCTACAAAAGTAGCTATAAGTATGTTATATCCTTCTTGGGGAGCAACTTGAGCGGCAGAAGCAGCTTTAGCGGTTTCTACAGCTTTTTCCCATACAGGAATCATCCAAGTAAACACATAAGCCTGCAACATGGCAAGCACACCCATCAAAAAGGTTAAAATGACAGAATGTTTAAAAGTAAACCTAAAAATGTCTCCTTCTTTTCCGCTGAGACCGGTGGCTGCAGTTGCCACGGCTATAGACTGGGGAGAAATCATTTTACCCATAACTCCACCTGAAGAGTTGGTTGCTACCGTAAGAACTGGGTCAATACCGATCTGTCTTGCCGTAACTTCTTGAAGTTTTCCAAAAAGTGCGCTGGTAGAGGTATCAGAACCAGTCATAAAAACCCCTAACCAACCAAGGAAGGCAGAGAAAAGCGGGAATAAAATTCCGGTAGAAGCAAAAGCCAAACCTAAGGTAATTGCCATACCAGAAAAATTCATAAGATAAGCAAAACCTAAAATAGTTCCTATAGTAAAGATAGCCCATTTAAGAGAGTTAAGGGTTTTACCTGCTACTCTGATAGCGGTAGAAATTGAGGCTCCAACTACAGGAATAGAAAGAATGGCTGCAAAAAGAATGGCTGTTCCTGCAGCACTAAAGATGTTCCATACATAAACGGCTGGTTTAGGTTTTCCCACATGGTCTATTACCTCTTTATCAAGCCCAGCTATAGGGAATTTTAAAACTAAAATTTGGTCTAAAGCAGCCTTGACCGATTTAACACCCCAGGCAGCAACAAAAATAGAAAGAAGAATAAAAGGAGCCCAAGCCCTAAAAACCTGACCCAAGGTATACTGAAGTTTTGCTTTCTCTACCACACCTTCATGTTCAAAAGTCCAAACTTCCTTAGGATGCCAAATTCTTACAAAAATAGCGGTGCAAACAATGGTTACAATAGCAGATAAAATATCAGGAAGATAGGGCCCTAAATAGTTAGAAACTAAAAACTGGGTTATGGCAAAGGAACCACCAGAAATTAAAAGTATCGGCCAAATTTCTAAAGTTTTCTTCCAACCTGCCATAACTACCGACATATAAAAAGGAATAAGCACACTAAAGAAAGGAAGCTGTCTTCCTACCATCTTAGACAAAGCCATAAGGTCAACACCAGACACTTGAGCACCAACCACTATCGGAATTCCTATAGCACCAAAGGCAACTGGAGCAGTATTTGCCAAAAGAGCTATACCA is a genomic window containing:
- a CDS encoding FAD-binding oxidoreductase; translated protein: MLSNTFIKACVSLLGEENVLTKEAELITYSYDATPGIPREIPGAVLFPQTTEQVQGIVKLCREHKVPIYPRGAGTCLSGGPVPLSKGVVISFQRMNKILEIDTDNLTATVQPGVIVATLNAEVAKYGLIYPPDPGSMAVATIGGTVAENAGGLRGLKYGVTKHYVMGMEVVLPTGEVFRFGGKTVKNVTAYDFTGLFVGSEGTLGIITEVILKLIPAPKYRKSMIAFFDTLEDAGQTVTDIIRAHVIPATLEIMDNVTIRTVENFAKVGLPTDVAALLLIEVDGNGKDGVEEEAQKVVEVIQKNKGRYKVAETDQERDNLWAARRAALPALAQVKPATVLEDATVPRTKIVDMLKAVQEIAKKYNLTIGTFGHAGDGNLHPTILVDPMDKDEMARLDKAIDEIFDVALKLGGTLSGEHGIGVAKKKYLKNELGSSGIEVMRRLKKALDPDNILNPGKLVPMED
- a CDS encoding L-lactate permease encodes the protein MAWQMDVNPLGNLGLSALVASIPIFFLFWALAYKRMKGHWAAVGAVFIALIIAVVAYKMPVKLAVLSTLNGFLFGLWPVSWIVITAIYLYNLSVETKQFEIIKNSLAAISNDRRVQAILIAFCFGAFLEGAAGFGTPVAISAAMLAGIGFNPIYASGIALLANTAPVAFGAIGIPIVVGAQVSGVDLMALSKMVGRQLPFFSVLIPFYMSVVMAGWKKTLEIWPILLISGGSFAITQFLVSNYLGPYLPDILSAIVTIVCTAIFVRIWHPKEVWTFEHEGVVEKAKLQYTLGQVFRAWAPFILLSIFVAAWGVKSVKAALDQILVLKFPIAGLDKEVIDHVGKPKPAVYVWNIFSAAGTAILFAAILSIPVVGASISTAIRVAGKTLNSLKWAIFTIGTILGFAYLMNFSGMAITLGLAFASTGILFPLFSAFLGWLGVFMTGSDTSTSALFGKLQEVTARQIGIDPVLTVATNSSGGVMGKMISPQSIAVATAATGLSGKEGDIFRFTFKHSVILTFLMGVLAMLQAYVFTWMIPVWEKAVETAKAASAAQVAPQEGYNILIATFVASILLVIISRVVGKGANYVK